In Pyrus communis chromosome 11, drPyrComm1.1, whole genome shotgun sequence, the sequence GTATTGATAATCCGCCTTGTGTTTGTAATCACATATGTAAAATGCACGTTGTTAGGCACTCAAGTGTAGGAAGAATTCCGTGGTTGTTCGATACGAAAATTAGCTATTTGGTTGAAGCTTGAAAGTTTGCTTATTCATTTAGACCGCCCATCCCGATTATCAATACAATGCGAGGTTCTTGCTGAGTTGATAGACATAATGCGACGTTCTTCACTCCTTCTCGGGGCCACCTGTTATATggaacaagtttttttttcttatgattCATCTAACACTTAAGTCATTCGTTATATCTGAACTGATTTTGATACGATCTTTTGCGTTTTCCTCGTTACGCTATACGGCATAACCATGATTGTGTGCTAATCTTAACAAAAACTTACGAGTGTATATTTTCTGATATTGGATTTTATCCTTTTTCCACAGGGTTTTCTATCTGTTCTCATCTCTGTTGATTTTAGTCCTCCGATGTAGTGATAGTTGTAGTGGTGGATTCTTTTTGTGAATTGTTTGTGAGCTGAAAAATGGTGAATGAAGAGGCGGTTTTTCCTTTCCTGGAGGGGGTGGATCTTGCTTCTTGTATGGGAGAGTGCAAGCAGTGGAGACGCATGTATAGCTCGAGATGATTTCTTTTAGAAGTGTTTATGCGCCAAGAGATGGCCCTCTATCTGCAAGCGACCTAGCCTTCCCACTTCAACATATTGCAAGCTGTATCAAACCTTTTATAAGCGCCACCATCGTCGAACTCTTCTTCCACCAAGGCCTTCCTTTGATAACTTGGAGTTTTTCATTGATATATGGGATATAGATCGATTTCTCTTTTCTGAAATGGTCCCTGGCCGCGTCCTAGATAGAGATATCAAAATCCCACCACCAGGAGTACGTGACATGCTTAGATTTCACCTAAAGGGTCCTGAGTACAAGATGAAACTCGCTGTTGAGAAGGTTTATCGTTCCTCTGACCCAGACTGAGTGTTTCAGTGCTTGTTGGGCGCAAGGATTCTAATAGGGTTGCATGTATAATTGATAATTCTATGTTTGACTATATTGATCGATCGGCATATAGAGCCACGGCAAATGATTACATTGACTTCTCCGCGGTTACCCATTCATCACTACAGGTATCCGGGCCTGGATCTCTTTGCTTTTCATGGACAACGGAGATGGAGTTGTTGATGTTTTTGGGATCGAAATGGATTTCATGGATGCTGCGAACTCGAAGGAAGAGGTTTTGAGGCTATTAGACATGCTTGACTGGAAGTGAAGGTTTGGTTTTTGTCTTCTACAGTTTAGTTGACATGCTTAGTCTGCATGCGGAAGAAAACAGCGCGACGCTCACATTTTCAGCATAAACACTTTGCGTTAGCAGTCACtttctttcttgtgtaattgcatgttcaaaattttgaagttcGTACAACTTGTGACCTAATGTGACTACTTCTGAGTCCATTAACGATCTGTTGTAAAAAGTATCTTTGTAAATAGCTTATCTTTCgccaaaagaaaagagagaaaaaaccTGTTTTTATTCACCATCTGCATTACAGATCAGTTCTCAAATCTGGTAAATAGGTAAAACAAAAGCTGTAAAAGTAACTCTTACAaaaccaaaccctaaaccctagaaaCCTAGAAATTTATTCTCCCCTCAAAGGTTTGTCCAAACTGCCAATTTGCTGGTGCGACATTATCCAACTCTATTGTTTTCCCATCACTCGTAGTCACTAGGAATGACAAGCTTTGCCCTACAAGTTGGTTTCCGGTCGCCACCCAAACTTGCCCCCAATTTCTTGACATTTGAATCCAATTCCTGCTAGATCCTTTGATTCTGACGTTTGTAACATCGCCAGCACCACCGACGTTGAACACTGTCGCGGTAAGCCACCAGGGGTTGCCCTTGAGCTCGAACTTAACCCCTCCTCTCTTCTGGCACGAGACTCTGCGGTACTTAACTGGAATGATACCGGCTTTTGTCTGTGCGAGCTTTGCGAACATAGGCATGGACAGGTCGAAGTGCTTTTGGGGTGGATTGCACCAGTGATCAGGAGCCGGAACCCAATTTGGCGGACAAAAGTTGGTTGCGGTAATTGTGATGGCTCTAACGTGAGGATTGCACCACTGGGGATCATTGACGCACATGAGCTGGAAACAAGCACCGCAACTACCGCCATTGTTGAAGAGGGCCGTACTTAGGGCTGCTGTCTCGAGGCCATAGCCTTGTTCATGGAGATTGCCGTATCCACAAGCCCCCTCTGTCCAACAAATCACAAAGTCAAAACCTAATCAAATTTTAGTtaacaacaaattaacaaagaaaTCGTACGTAACCAGAGCGAACAAAAGTTCTTCACTTACGCATGGTATCTCCTCCGTTCATGTCACCGTAAAACGTTGCATGTGCATCTTGCCAAACATTGCCGTCTCTTCCTCCTGTTGGGTTTACATAGCCGTTACCGATGCTTCCACCGGTAGGGATTATATAGCCGTGACCGGCTCTCATATCGGTAGGGATTATGTAACCCATGGCTTGAACCAAAAGAGTGATCAACACTGCAGATGTGAACAAGTTCTTCCGAAGCTTAGCCATGGCTATGTGAAAACAAGTTCTATGCAGGTTCATGATATAATTAAGTTAATTTATAGCATAATCGGGATTAATtgtaaaaggaaagaaaatatgagGATTCCAATTGAGTGAAAAAAGGAATTCACATTAATTGACGTGATTGTATACTATAATCCTATTCTTACGTTAAAACGTGAGAGATATGTATACTTATTACACTTTCAAAGAAGATCTAAAGTACAACGGGAAACGACCAAAagaatacaaattttttttttttaaatttaagaccTCAATTTATTGCACAACTTTcaattagtttaattttttttttataaaaaggatCAGCTGGTGGCTTCGCCAAGTCAGTCCAACCTTTCAGGGCTAGGAAGACGCACAGAGACATCTTTCATCTGGCTACCATTGTATGATTGACCAACGTCagaaattgaactaaaaaaGTGCCGTGTGGAATAGAGATTTGAAATTCGTCCATAACCACTGATCACTCTATGGTTAACCATTAGTTTAAATTTTGGGTGGTGTTGTTTACATTcctctttttaccttttttatATACCCTATTAATTTTTAGTTGTCGGATCAAATGAAtcgaagaagataaaaaaaacataaatcaaCAGAGGCTGTGAAATGTAAAAACGTGGATAACAacactctatttttttttttatacaattttgtGTGATTTCCAAATTTAGCGCAATTAGttaccaaacaaaattaatgcAATTACTTATAAATTGGGCGTTATAGTAGGCTTGATATATTTAATTCATAAtttgtttattcaaaaaatGATAATTTGTAATTTGTTTAATTACTTATAGTAGGTTAGGTCAACTTAAAGTCAGCTTTTATTATCTGGGATGTGGCCTAAGTCAACCTTCTCCGAAATTATGTACTTTTCTTCTAAGCACTTCTCTAAGTTTTGTTAAATTAGCAAGTGAGTTCTCatctaaaagtacttttaaaatgactgaaaatgcttatattaaaaatatttttaaaattaattattagtAAATATGCAAGTAACTCCTGAAAGAGTTTAGCGGTGAAAATTTTCAGTATACGATACCTCGGGGTACACTCTCGAATAccaatttttattaatattatgcCTATGTTAgatctttttaattttgttagtaAGCATGCAAAATTGTGCATGTGTGGAAAACACAAAGTCATTAACTACAAAGTTGAAGCAAAACCTATTAAACGTTTATTTTCCTCACTTGTTAAAGTGCATGTAGAAAATTATTGAATTTACTTAATAAAACGCTACACGCAGTCCATCGTTGATGTGTGTTCGAATTGATAATTTGTAATTACTGTGCATActataaattaaagaaattctTAAATTCATCCGCGCAAACCACATTGTTTGTTGGCGCCAAAATTAAACATGATACTCAACGATATTGGTGAATGCTGATCCATAAAGACCTCTGAAGATATCTCCTTTTTTTTGTATGCTGTTCGAGAAATGACACGATCGCCGAATCCAAGAATTTCTCCGCACATTTTAACCACTTCTAAGTTCAAGCAATAAAATCTACTAATCATTCACAGTTACTATCCGGTTCAATGTACTAATTTGGTCTCAACTCCCCATATTCCGGCGAGGAAGCGGAAAAGACCGAAAAGGACGACACACAATCTTTATACTTTTGACCTTCGCAAGACCACCCCAAGACTACTTCCGTAATTTCAGACCTCGACCTTTTCCCAACATCTCCGCCAGCAAAATCCTCCGTCGACTAAAATAAAATTCCCAAACAATCCTTCCGAACGAAGTCAATTCACGAGTCATCAGCGGGAAGCTTCGATAGTTCGCACAGTGCCTCCGAGGGCATTTTCGTAACTGAGGCATTGAGACTCTGTTCGCAGTCGCACACCTAAAATCCCCAAACTTCAGTTCCTCCACCGCACTTTTCCCCGCCATTTGCTTCCTCAAATTCTCCTTCCCAAATCTAGGGCTCCGCAACTGAAACCCTAATTCTCTCCGATATACCCCCGGGTTCCAGCGTAATTACGACCCCCTGCCACCCCGCAACTTCATCATTCTCCCTACATGCCCTTGCGGCGCCGATTGCGAACTCACCGGTTGAGCAATCGATGAGTTATCCGGTAGTCACTTCGAGCTCGAGCTCCGGCTCGGCTCACGGCGGCATCAGCCTCTCCAACACGGTGCACTCGGAGGTCGCGCCTTGCTTGCCTCTGCCATCGCTGCCGGTGTTCTGCGGCGCATCTGATCACCTCCGGCTGTTCGACGAGCCGAGTCGGAACAGCGCGTGGCTGAACCGCCCTGATGCAGCTGTTGCGAGTAGGATTGCTGATCTGCTTCGAGTAACCGACGTGTCGTACTTGTAAGTGCTTTTCTGTGTTCCACGCCAGCAATTTCATTTCCAggtttaaatttgaaatttgattgttAGAAGTGCGCGATGTTGCATTTGAATTGTGATTTTTGCTACTTTTCTAAATTACGATTTGAAATTTGACGTGTTTGATTGTTGCTGTGTGCTACTATAttagaattttgaattttccccCTTTTGTGATCGAGTaggttttgtttgtttaaaatttaagtaatttgaagaaaaatgtaATCGTTATTGATGGAATTGGCTCTCTCTTTCCACTTTTAACTGAACTAACAGGCAGCTCAACGTTTTGTGCGtaatttggttgtgaaatgTGCATTCGGAGGTTGTGAAATGTGAATTCGGAGGCTCTCTTCTACTTTTAACTGAACTAATTGTGAAATGTGATTCGGAGGCGGCTTTTTAATTCGTAATTTGGAATAAAGCAACCACGTGATTTGTTCGTACCGAGTTAAACTGTATTCCAGGATCTTATTTTTTGACTAAAAGTCCAAGTGATCAGGGAACTGTGCTGATACAAATTTCTACTGAGTTCTATTAGTTACATTGTTtaaatttggtttgaattttgcTTTTTCTATTTCCGTGTTAGTGTTCATGTATGGTATCATGCACAGGAACCTTAGGGAGGATGCTGGGGCAGTTCCATATGTTTATGGAGAACCTTTAAAACTTCACGATGTAGTTCTTCAGTACAATCCAGAAGCCTTTGAGTACAATAGTCCAGGTAAACCGAGTATTTAGTCACTCCATACCTGCTTTTATATTTTCAGTAATGctttgattcaaaattttcttttagatGCTACAGTAAAACCTCTCTAaagtaacacacacacacacacacacacacacacacacacatatagggAGCACACCAAAATGGTGAAGCTTTCAATATCTCTAAATACCCCTCCCTAATTAGTAttctaaataaaacaatttaatttaaaaaaaaaaattcaaactaaacataaataaaaattacaaataataataaagaataaGATGTAAAAAAGCAAATTGCCACACGCTCTGGTACTCTATAAAGGAATAACCTCTGCATAAAAAATTCTGGTCCTTACTTGGGACCAGTTATACTTATGCATAGGAATAAACTCCACATTGTAATaagttataatttattttgcCCCTTCACAAGGAAATACACCTCCATGTAGTAATAATTGTCAATGTTTTAGTTTTTAGAGTTGACGCCACGTCTTTTACCCTCCGGGTACGCAATACTTTGTCAACATGGGACCTTCTTGTTGAAGCCAAAATGTTTCTAACTTCTCAAGCATGTTTACAACTTCTTGGCATGAAACTTTTGGTATTTCCATACTGTCATATCCTCAGGAATCCAACATTCGTTaagaataaataatatttttaactaCACCTCTATTAAGTAATTACCTATTTAAAGTTATAAAATTGATTTGTTCCCAACTTTATGACTATATAGAGGTTTTACTGTATTTTTGGCTTCCTACTTATTACTTAAGGTTTCTGCATAGCTGTTTTGGCTAGAACTGAAAATGGCAGGTGTTCTTGTTTTCCCTGAATAAAATAACAACATAAGCAATATATAAatcttttttcttgttaataTGCATGGAGATAAATGTGGCAgccatattttcattatataaACAATAAGCCTTTACATAGGTTATAACATGATTGAGTAATGCAATCACATCTCTGGTGCAAGAAGTTTTGATGACAATATAGACTTACTTAATGCATATGTAGATTTTACAATAATGATAGACCGAATATATATTATTCACtgaaaacaattaacaaaaatcTAAGTAACATGTCTAGAAATGAGAAATCATATCTTTTTTTGTACGAGCGAAAATATTGAGTAgtatgaaaaaataataataataatttttatttggtttcaAGGCACAAGTTGCAGAAGTTAGAGTGctacttgatatttttacacttacCAGACAGAGTAGCTTCATTTAAgctcaaaatttattttctttctggaTGATGCACTTTTACTTCATTGTTGAAAGGATACATGTAAATTTCCAGAATTTCCAAGatcattttctttattctttgtATATGTTAGATGCACAGTGAATAAATATCTATAGGTATTACACATACTATTTAGTCCGAAGAAGAATTAGTTGTGCATTATAGTGTTTGTTCTTGTATGAATTTATGTTTCTGTGCTTATTGTTTCTTGCACTGTTCAAGTTTCGCAGGTCCTATTAAGGGGCAAGTGCCTGTTAGTAGTACGGTAGCTGACAAGAAGCCCTTCAAGCCTAGTATACCTATACTAAAGCCTTCTCAAAGGGACTATTCCGTATCTGACAATAATCAGCTTAATGATATTCCTCCTAATGTATGTGTGTATCTATTTGGCAGTTAATACTTCCCCCTCCCCCTTCTTATTTAATAATCTAGAAGATGAAACTGCAGGACATATCTACACcatcttctagaaaacccaaatccAAGAAAAAAGCTAGTGATGTTATGTCATCAGTGGGACCAGATTCTGCTGAAATTCAAGGTTTTTCGGCTTTAGaattctctcttcctctcaaaCACATTCTTCTTTTAATATTCATGTGAGTGACTTATcttaaaaaatattgtttagATGCCGCCATCAGAAGCTTTTGTGAGTTGGTGGAGGAGTTCTGTGGCAGAGCTGAAATTATCAGTGATGATCGGGAAGAAACTGAGTGGTTATCTATGCCTCTTTCGGATCTTAGAGTGCTTGCAAATGAAATAATGTCTCTTCGAGCAAAGAAGCTTCTACATTTGGTTCCTGTAGATACTTTTGTTAGATTGTTAAGGATTTTAGATCATCAGATACATCGAGCTGAAGGCTTGAGTATAATTGAATATGAGCAGGTGAGCTTGTTTTATGTTCTGCTTTCTTTCTTGCATTTAGCATGTCTGTCAGGCTTCGCTTTTAGCTTCTTGGTTTTGTTTAGAAAATAGTTTTCACTTCTTACTTCTCTTTTGGGCAGTGATTACAATTGGTaggttaatttataaatttgttaGCAGTATTTTCGATATTTATGCACTCAATTCTGCACTTGGAGTTTTTACTGTAATAGTATTTGTGATCATGttcatatcttacttctctttttTAATATGTCAGTCAAATTCAGATGTGGTTTCATCAATACAATGTGCATTGGAGGCCATTCACGCAGCATTAGCAGTAATGGCTCATAACCAGATGccaaaacaactatataaagaAGAGGTACATGCTAAGATGTTAACTCTTTATTTTACATTTAGTGGAGGTCCCTTATATCACATAATTGTAAATTTATCTTatgattttttatataattttatattgattacCGAAAAgactagtagtttctaattttgTTCCATCATATCAGATCATTGAAAGAATTCTGGAGTTTTCCAGGCATCAGATAATGGATGTTATGTGTGCTTATGATCCATCATATCGTGCTTTGCATAGGCCAAGTCAAAATGGGTCGCTCGAAGGTTAGTTTTTCTTGAACAGTTGGGATTTCCTTAATCCACTACACTCATATGTTTCCATAGTGTTTTCTTTCCCTATTTTTCAATCTGCATGTGAAACCATCTTCATAAGTTTTTTATATCAGTTTGCCTTTTCAGGAGTGGTTTGTTCCAACTTGTTTGATTTGAGTAACAATGTTTTCCAATATATTGACAGTTGAGGAAGATGAAGAGCCTGATGCTGAATTTGGCTCAGCAAGCAAGAAGAGACGCAGTATCAAGACCGTGAAAGTGCAGAAATCCTCATTTAACAGGTATGATTATCGATATTCTGCTCCTGGTTGTAGGATTTTTTTTACTAGATCCTTATATAACAAAACTTAGGTGCTGTCTTTCCCTTACATCTTTGCCTTGGTAGGGTCTCTGCTGCTGTGAATAATATTCTTCAGAAAATGTGCACCATTCTTGGTTTACTCAAGGATTTGTTGTTAATAGAAAGGTTATCAGATGGTTGTATCTTACAACTAGTGAAAACATGCTTCACAACATTTATGGTGGATAATATCCAGCTCTTGCAACTGAAGGCAATGGGTTTGATCAGTGGGGTACAGATCTGCACTATTCATCTCCTCTTGGCAGCTATTGTTTACACATACCTGTACATATCTTCatgcacatgcattttgatgtTATCTACTCTGAAACTTGTGCATCTTCATTGTTGGTGGTACAGATATTCTATTCATACACTCAGCATCGCACATATGTGATAGATGAATTAATTCAGTTGCTTTGGAAGTTGCCAGTCTCAAAGCGAGCTTTGAGAGCCTATCACCTACCTGACGAAGAGCAAAGGCAGATTCAGATGATCACTGCTTTGCTGATTCAGTTGGTTCACTATAGTGCAAACCTTCCTGAATCATTAAGGCAGGAATCAAGTAGTAATTCTATCTTAGAACTCTCTGTCAATGCCGATTATCCAACTAAAGGTCACGAGGCAGCAACAGAGGCATGTTGTCACTTTTGGACTCGTGTACTTCAGCGCTTTGCTGGTGCAAAGACTCAGGAAGCTTCAGAGTTGAAAGTAATGATGGAGAATCTTGTTACAGATCTCTTGACAACATTGAATTTACCTGAATATCCGGCTTCAGCTCCTATTCTGGAGGTAAAATATGTCTGACTTGTCTGGACTGTAATTTCATTGGTTGTATTAGTAAGTCGCCATTCTGAAGTAGATTTAGTTGCAGGTTCTTTGCGTCTTGTTACTCCAGAATGCTGGGCTGAAATCTAAAGACGTAGCTGCACGTTCAATGGCTATAGACCTTCTCGGCACAATTGCTGCAAGATTGAAGCGTGATTCTCTCCTTTGCAGTAGGGACAAAATCTGGATACTTCAGGAGTTGGTTAGTGACGATGGGGTTGATCAGACATATCCAAGAGATGCATGCTCAGTTTGTTTAGATGGTAGGGTTGAAAAAAATGTCTTTGTTTGTCAAGGTTGTCAGAGAATGTTTCATGCTGATTGTATGGGAGTGAGAGAATATGAAGTTCCAAATCGAAGTTGGCACTGTCAGATATGCCTCTGCAGGAAGCAACTTCTTGTTTTACAATCCTACTGTAAGTCACAATGCAAAGATGAAGGAATAAAGGATCGAAGTCGTTCAGGAAGAAACACTgaagttgctttttcaattacGAAGCCTGAGGTAGTCCAACAGATGCTTTTGAATTACCTTCAAGATACCACATCAGCTGATGATGGGCAGCTCTTTGTTCGCTGGTATTTACTCGTTTAACTTCATTCCCTTTATTTTATGGTTCCATTGTTTCCATAGTGAAGTTATGCTTGTTTGTACAGGTTTTATCTCTTGTTGTGGTACAAGGATGATTCGAAATCACAGCAGAAGTTCATGTACTATCTTGCTAGACTGAAATCAAAAGAAATAGTTCGGGATTCTGGGACTGGTTTTTCATTATTGACAAGGGATTCAGTCAAGAAAATTACTTTAGCATTGGCACAAAAAAACTCTTTCTCCAGAGGGTTTGATAAGattcttcatttgcttttggTCAGATATCTTTTCTATTGACTCCCTGATTTTTCATGTAATAAATCACAATTTTGACATTTTAGTGGATTCCAGGCAAGCTTAATGGAGAATTCTCCTGTAATCAGGGCCAAGGCTTTACGAGCGGTAAGTGAAAACTATATTCTTGAACTTTTAATCCTCGAAATGGAGAGATTTAATATTCATTTTATGACTATGTTGACAGAATTTAATGTCCTATTCTCTTAATACGATATACAGGTCAGTATCATTGTAGAAGCTGATCCGCAGGTTTTAGGAGACAAACGCGTTCAGTCAGCTGTTGAAGGAAGGTTTTGTGATTCCGCAATTTCCGCTAGAGAAGCAGCACTGGAGCTTGTAGGAAGGCATATTGCTTCTCATCCTGATGTTGGTTTGAAGGTGTGCACAATTGAACTCTCATCCTACTAACTTCTTCGTACATGCTCTATTAACGCATGTTGCTTAATCATTACCATTTTCTTTCAGTATTTTGAGAAGGTTGCTGAGAGAATTAAAGATACTGGAGTAAGTGTTCGAAAGCGATCTATCAAAATCATACGAGATATGTGCGTTTCAAATGCAAATTTCTCCGAATTTACAAGTGCTTGCATTGCTATCATCTCCCGTATTAGTGATGATGAATCAAACATACAGGTAATTGTGAAGCAATGAGTGTGTTGCATTAAGTTCATTGACATGTAAAACCAGTATACAAAGTTCTTTGTTCTTGACTAGGTCCAGTTTTTATTCTTTTCCTCTTCCACAGGATATTGTTTGCAAGACATTTTATGAGTTCTGGTTTGAGGAACCTACTGGTTCACAAACTCAATTCTTTGGAGATGGTAGCTCTGTTCCATTGGAGGTGGCTAAAAAAACTGAACAGATCGTTGAGATGTTGAGGAGGATGCCAAGTCACCAGCCTCTTGTGACAGTCATTAAACGCAACTTGGCCCTTGATTTTTTTCCACAATCAGCTAAAGCTGTTGGGATCAACCCTGCCTCACTTGCATCAGTACGCAAGCGCTGTGAGTTAATGTGCAAGTGCTTACTGGAAAAGATATTGCAGGTACTTATCCCCGATATTTTTGACATGCTAAAAAGATTTGGTTGATTATTTGAATCTGAATGTGTAGAAACTCTTATTTTTCAGGTAGAGGAAATGAATATCCAGGAGGTAGAGAGGCGGGCACTTCCGTATGTGCTAGCTTTGCATGCATTCTGTGTTGTGGATCCAAAGCTTTGTGCACCAGCTTCTGACCCTTCACAGTTTGTGGTCACTCTTCAGCCTTATCTAAAGAGTCAGGTAAAATGCATTTTGTTATAATGGTTCCAATGTACCTTAGAGCACCCTTAGAATTGTGTTTTGGATTTTAAAGTTATTTTATTCCACATTTtacttttgcattttatcattggTTATACGTGTTCTGAAGAGCGGCCTTCTAGGACTCAGTCTTGTTTCTCTCTAAATAATATGAAGCTAGATGCTACCTATAAGAGATCTTAGGATTTTCTTCTGCAAAGGATTGTTCATGCTCTGTATTGGGAATTTGCGTGCTCACGCTGTCTTTGTTACAattcatttctctttttcttttttcttttttcattttgatcgaAAATACAGAAAGATACTAGTAAAGCAAAAATCATGTCTGCCTTTTGAGTTGGTTTGCTTTGTGTTCAGGCTGATAATCGAGTGGTTGCACAATTAGTGGAGAGTATAatctttataattgatgctGTTCTTCCGTTGGTAAGAAAGTTACCACAAGCTGTTGTGGAAGAACTTGAACAGGACTTAAAGAACATGATTGTTCGGCATTCCTTCTTGACTGTTGTTCATGCTTGCATAAAGTAAGTTCAAGTTCAGGCTTTCGCTTTCAGACAATTGTCTTTTATTAATATATC encodes:
- the LOC137709243 gene encoding expansin-A25-like, translated to MAKLRKNLFTSAVLITLLVQAMGYIIPTDMRAGHGYIIPTGGSIGNGYVNPTGGRDGNVWQDAHATFYGDMNGGDTMQGACGYGNLHEQGYGLETAALSTALFNNGGSCGACFQLMCVNDPQWCNPHVRAITITATNFCPPNWVPAPDHWCNPPQKHFDLSMPMFAKLAQTKAGIIPVKYRRVSCQKRGGVKFELKGNPWWLTATVFNVGGAGDVTNVRIKGSSRNWIQMSRNWGQVWVATGNQLVGQSLSFLVTTSDGKTIELDNVAPANWQFGQTFEGRINF
- the LOC137749530 gene encoding sister chromatid cohesion protein SCC2-like; protein product: MSYPVVTSSSSSGSAHGGISLSNTVHSEVAPCLPLPSLPVFCGASDHLRLFDEPSRNSAWLNRPDAAVASRIADLLRVTDVSYLNLREDAGAVPYVYGEPLKLHDVVLQYNPEAFEYNSPGPIKGQVPVSSTVADKKPFKPSIPILKPSQRDYSVSDNNQLNDIPPNDISTPSSRKPKSKKKASDVMSSVGPDSAEIQDAAIRSFCELVEEFCGRAEIISDDREETEWLSMPLSDLRVLANEIMSLRAKKLLHLVPVDTFVRLLRILDHQIHRAEGLSIIEYEQSNSDVVSSIQCALEAIHAALAVMAHNQMPKQLYKEEIIERILEFSRHQIMDVMCAYDPSYRALHRPSQNGSLEVEEDEEPDAEFGSASKKRRSIKTVKVQKSSFNRVSAAVNNILQKMCTILGLLKDLLLIERLSDGCILQLVKTCFTTFMVDNIQLLQLKAMGLISGIFYSYTQHRTYVIDELIQLLWKLPVSKRALRAYHLPDEEQRQIQMITALLIQLVHYSANLPESLRQESSSNSILELSVNADYPTKGHEAATEACCHFWTRVLQRFAGAKTQEASELKVMMENLVTDLLTTLNLPEYPASAPILEVLCVLLLQNAGLKSKDVAARSMAIDLLGTIAARLKRDSLLCSRDKIWILQELVSDDGVDQTYPRDACSVCLDGRVEKNVFVCQGCQRMFHADCMGVREYEVPNRSWHCQICLCRKQLLVLQSYCKSQCKDEGIKDRSRSGRNTEVAFSITKPEVVQQMLLNYLQDTTSADDGQLFVRWFYLLLWYKDDSKSQQKFMYYLARLKSKEIVRDSGTGFSLLTRDSVKKITLALAQKNSFSRGFDKILHLLLASLMENSPVIRAKALRAVSIIVEADPQVLGDKRVQSAVEGRFCDSAISAREAALELVGRHIASHPDVGLKYFEKVAERIKDTGVSVRKRSIKIIRDMCVSNANFSEFTSACIAIISRISDDESNIQDIVCKTFYEFWFEEPTGSQTQFFGDGSSVPLEVAKKTEQIVEMLRRMPSHQPLVTVIKRNLALDFFPQSAKAVGINPASLASVRKRCELMCKCLLEKILQVEEMNIQEVERRALPYVLALHAFCVVDPKLCAPASDPSQFVVTLQPYLKSQADNRVVAQLVESIIFIIDAVLPLVRKLPQAVVEELEQDLKNMIVRHSFLTVVHACIKCLCAVSKVAGKGAAIVENLIQVFFKRLDAQAVDNKQQVGRSLFCLGLLIRYGNSLPSNSDKTIDVVSSLSLFKKYLLAEDFVIKVRSLQALGFVLIARPKYMLEKDIGKIVEATFSSSSDVRLRMQALQNMYDYLLDAESQMGTDAASDNVIHYNVEGGNAVSVAAGAGDTNICGGIVQLYWDNMLARCLDLNEQVRQSAIKIVEVVLRQGLVHPITCVPYLIALETDPLEANSKLAHHLLMQMNEKYPAFFESRLGDGLQMSFTFIQSISTSSEHENKKVQAKASGNAKGKSDSVSLAQGRLGVSRIYKLIRANRTSRNKFLSSIVRKFDNASWTPSVVPFLMYCTEILALLPFTTPDEPLYLVYSINRVVQVRAGALEAKLKALTLHLLQRGASHGNGIIEDGSAARPLTGGMASLDLNGTVQQEPVFQPVINYMSTEWNGALQQERAYQSVSNQATPFEANMHVTGSSSSGGFSIDDVQKFQADCLAAIAVQLLLKLKRHLKIVYSLNDARCQAFSPGEPPKPGEVLSRQNVPFDLSDTHTNLPTTYQELVQRYQEFKNALREDTIDFSTYTANIKRKRPAPRKGRKSVAGDDEGDDDDEDYSGGARRPSNIGRRGGYSVRSRQRL